A window of Ranitomeya variabilis isolate aRanVar5 chromosome 2, aRanVar5.hap1, whole genome shotgun sequence contains these coding sequences:
- the LOC143807734 gene encoding uncharacterized protein LOC143807734: MDLRPTQSNLTDRETGSDSELVIDPVGEVEEVAGPSDAPSGSIPPGSSSGQAAPSASVPHPEDPHFASSAAASSAAPPPSQEDPGNSSSPTVALAPSPQAAGRPQRARRRRELLQRRQNVDAGVLSYLARVRDDDGEEGFTRSMAHYLRSLERELRLRVRGCFQILVDACTPPNNPYNLMHQIEQWQMSPENLLRPQRLQGLAAQQGSEAPPPRQPTPQPQPPSNTQWPPQQHMAGYLQPSQYGHLSTPSAGGWSQPGYGQYGHFGLGYDSRQYGYHQQGYLPNPRPTLPSSQHHSLANVPQATTTSAQGAGQLALQMPPDADNEQPTSPAPTYQDL; encoded by the exons atggacctcaggcc aactcagtctaacctcactgacagggagacagggtctgactcggaacttgtcattgacccagttggggaagttgaagaggtggctggtccatctgatgctccctctggctccatccctcctggatcctcatctggtcaggcagctccatctgcctccgtcccacaccctgaggacccacattttgcctcttctgcagcagcctcatcagcagcaccaccacctagccaggaagaccctggaaatagcagcagcccaactgttgccctggctccatccccacaggctgcaggcagaccacagcgtgcacgccgcagaagagaattgctccaaaggcgccaaaacgtggatgctggggtcctgagctacttggcccgtgttcgagacgatgatggggaggagggatttaccaggagcatggcccattacttaaggtccctagagcgtgagttaaggcttcgtgtgagagggtgttttcagatccttgttgacgcatgcacccccccaaataacccatacaatctcatgcatcagattgaacagtggcagatgtcacctgaaaatcttctgcggcctcagagattacaaggcctggcagctcaacaaggatctgaagcaccccctccacgacagccaacacctcagccccaacccccatcaaacacacaatggccacctcagcaacatatggcgggatatcttcaaccatcccaatatggccacttgtccacacccagtgctggaggctggtcccaacctgggtatggacaatatggtcattttgggttgggttatgattcccggcaatatggttatcaccagcaggggtatctaccaaatcctcggcccactcttccaagttcccagcatcatagcttggcaaatgtccctcaggccactacaacatctgcacagggtgctggacaattggccctacaaatgccacctgatgcagacaatgagcaacctacttctcctgccccaacctaccaggacttgtaa